Part of the Geodermatophilus obscurus DSM 43160 genome is shown below.
GCAAGGGCGCCGCCGGCAAGCCGAAGGTGCCGTACTACGTCTGCGTCTCGACGACCTGCGGGCTCGGCCGTCGTGAGGACTACCTGGACCGGTTCGTCGGTGACGTCGTTGTCGCTCGCCTGTCCGAGCCGGACGCCCTGGCCTGGCTCACCCCGGACGGCAAGGAGCTGGCCGACGCCACTGGGCGCGCCGCGGAGGCCCGGGAGCTGCTGGCCACGGCCGGGGCGAAGTTGGCCACCGGTGAGTGGACGGTGGGCACGGTGGACGCCGTGACGAAGGCGACGAAGCCGAAGCTGGAGCGGGCCGAGGCGGACATTCGCCGCCTCCGGGCCGGCTCGGACCGTGGTTTGCTCGCTGATATCGCGGGCCCGGAGGCCCGGCAGCGGTGGGACGCCGCCTCCCTGGGGCTGCGGCGGGCGATTCTGGACGCCCTAGGGCTGCGCGTGGTCATCAAGCGGACCACTAAGCACGGCCCCGGCTTCGACCCTGACAGCGTGGAGATCGTCTGGCCTCAGTAGGCCACCTTGAACCCCCGACAAGAGCCCCGGTGCCACTACTGGCACCGGGGCTCTATCGCGTCCGGAGGTCTAGCACTAGACGACCGCCCCGGCTAGCTCTCCGATGCAGTCGTTACCAACTTGTGACCTTAAATCGGGTGATTTCGGTCGTTTCACCCCTTCCCGCTTGCAACAGTGGAGGTCCGCGCGCGTCACCCACCCACGAGCAGCACACGACCAGCCAGCCGCCGGGCCCCCCACGGTCCCGGCGACACCCAGGGAAGGTGACCCCGCCGTGCCCACTCCTAAGGGAGTCGTCCCCTCGTCGCTGCCGAAGGCCCAGGCCCGCCACCGGCGGAACATCGCAGTACGCCGCCTCTGCCACTGGCTCGACTCCGACCCATCGCCCGAGGATCGCCGGTACGTCGCCACGATCCTGCTCGACGGCATCGAGGACACCGACACCGCCGGGGCGACCCGGTGACCGCGGACCCGAACCGGACAGCCGGCCAGCAGGCCGACGCGTACGCCGCCGCGGTGCGCCGGGCAATCGAGAACGCCCCGAGGCTCACCGACAAGCAACTCGCCCGGCTGCGACAGCTCATCGGCCCCAGCACCAGCACCACCCCCGACGAGGGGGCTGCCTGATGGGACCACCCGACGAAGGGAACGGCCCGGCCCCTCTCGACAAGAGGGCCGGGCCGAACGAAGAAGCCGCCGCCGCCAAGCTGCCGCTCTCCGCCAATGAGGTTACCGGCCCCCACCGACAGGACCAACGGGAGCCGCGCGGGCCGCTGGCCGACCTCGGCCACGCCGTGACCGACGGGGACGGCCCGGCCGGAGACCGGCTGCGGGCCGCCGCTGACACCGCCGCCGCGATGGTCGCCGCCGGGCAGATCGACTGCACCGATGCCGTCGCCGCCGTGTGGATCGCTGCCCAGGCGGCCGGCATCGGTGGCGGGCAGGCGCTGGCCGCCATCTCCGCAGCCTTCTGCAGGGCGGGCACGCCATGAGCGCGCTCGATCGCATCCTCGACGCCCTCGATGACCGCGACCGCGGACCCCGGCAGTCCGGCGGGAGCTGGTTGGCCCGCTGCCCCGCCCATGACGACCGGAAGCCGTCGCTGAGCGTGCGGCAGGTCGAAGGCCACGCCTTGATCTTCTGCCAGGCCGGGTGCGCCGCCGCCGAAGTGATGACCGCGCTCGACCTCACCTTGCGCGACCTGTACGACGACCCCCGCGGCGCCACCTACACCTACCCCGACGGCCGCATCGTTCACCGTAGCCCCGACAAGCGCTTCTACCAGTCGGGCAACACCAACGGCACCGCCCTGTACCGGCTCGACAAGGTCACCGCCGCCGTCGCCGCTGAGCAGACCATCTACATCTGCGAGGGTGAGAAGGACGTACATGCCCTCGAGGCCATCGGCCTGACCGCCACGACGTCCCCGATGGGCGCCGGCAAGTGGGCCAAGATCGACCCCACCCCGCTGGCCGGGGGCACCGTCGTTATCGTCGCCGACGACGACGACCCCGGCCGGCGGCACGCCGCCGAGGTCCGCGACTCCCTCATCGGGCTCGGCGCCACCGTCAACACCGTCTCCGCCAAGGCCGGCAAGGACGCCGCCGACCACGTCGCCGCCGGCTACGACGCCGCCGACTTCGTACCGCTGCAGCTGCTGGTCGACGACTTCGCCGAACCTCCGCTGCCGCTGACCCCCACCTCCTGTGCGACACGCTTTCCCACCGAGGTGCTCCCCGGCTGGGCCCGGGCCATGGTGGAGGCCGAAGCCGAGGCCACCCAGACCGACGCGGGGATGGCCGCCAGCGTCCTGCTCGGGGCGCTCGCCGCTGCCGCCGGCGGACACGCCCGGGTCTGGATCCGCGCCGGCTGGTCAGAGCCGGTGAACATCTTCACCGTCTCCGTCGCCGAGCCCGGCTCCCGCAAGACCGCCGTGTTCGGTGCCATGACCGATCCACTCGGCGACGCCGAGAAGGAACTGGTTGCCAGCGACGCCGCGGCCCGCTGGGAGACCGACGTGGCGCTCAAGGTCGCCCTGCAGGCCGCGGAGAAGCTGCAGCGGGATGCGGCCACCGCCGCCGCCGCCAAGGACAAGGCGGCCGACGAGAAGCTTGCCGACGCGATGAACGCGCGGGCCGCCGCCGAGGCCATCACCGTTCCGATCGACCCCCGACTCCTGGCCGACGACGTCACCCCGGAGGCGTTGGTGAGCCTGCTCGCCGACAACGGAGGCCGGATCGCGGTGCTCAGCGCCGAGGGTGGGATCTTCGACGTGTTGGCCGGCCGGTACAGCAAGACCCCCAACCTGGACCCGATCCTCAAGGGTCACGCCGGGGACCGAATCCGGGTGGACCGCAAGGGGCGATCCTCGGAGTACATCGACCATCCCGCGCTGACCATGTGCCTGACGGTGCAGCCACGCGTCATCGAGGAGATCGGCCGCAACGGCGTCTTCGTCGGTCGCGGCCTGCTGGCCCGGTTCCTCTTCTCGATTCCGCCCAACCGGGTCGGCTACCGCAAGGTCGGTGCGGCACCGGTCCCGCCGGACGTTGCCGCCAAGTACGCGGCGCGGATTCAGGCGCTGGTCGCTGCCCTGCACGAGTGGGGCGAGATGCCGATGCTGCTGCAGTTGTCCGCCGACGCGGCGGAGGTGTT
Proteins encoded:
- a CDS encoding DUF3987 domain-containing protein, whose translation is MSALDRILDALDDRDRGPRQSGGSWLARCPAHDDRKPSLSVRQVEGHALIFCQAGCAAAEVMTALDLTLRDLYDDPRGATYTYPDGRIVHRSPDKRFYQSGNTNGTALYRLDKVTAAVAAEQTIYICEGEKDVHALEAIGLTATTSPMGAGKWAKIDPTPLAGGTVVIVADDDDPGRRHAAEVRDSLIGLGATVNTVSAKAGKDAADHVAAGYDAADFVPLQLLVDDFAEPPLPLTPTSCATRFPTEVLPGWARAMVEAEAEATQTDAGMAASVLLGALAAAAGGHARVWIRAGWSEPVNIFTVSVAEPGSRKTAVFGAMTDPLGDAEKELVASDAAARWETDVALKVALQAAEKLQRDAATAAAAKDKAADEKLADAMNARAAAEAITVPIDPRLLADDVTPEALVSLLADNGGRIAVLSAEGGIFDVLAGRYSKTPNLDPILKGHAGDRIRVDRKGRSSEYIDHPALTMCLTVQPRVIEEIGRNGVFVGRGLLARFLFSIPPNRVGYRKVGAAPVPPDVAAKYAARIQALVAALHEWGEMPMLLQLSADAAEVFLNAERTLEPRLAGDLRPVQEWASKLMGATARIGGLLHLASFDAADTAMRRPISAETMIGALKIAAYYTDHAMVAFGLMGADRTLGAAQELLTHVHARKIEESSIRDLFTDLSRSRFPRTEDVLDALAVLVSHGWAAPLPPPKTSGPGRKPSPRYRFRPAPIA